From Acomys russatus chromosome 2, mAcoRus1.1, whole genome shotgun sequence, one genomic window encodes:
- the LOC127205420 gene encoding 60S ribosomal protein L30-like translates to MVATKTTKKSLESINSWLQLVMKSGKYVLGYKQTLKMNRQGKAKLVILANNCPALRKSEIEYYATLAKTGVHHYSGNNTELGTACGKYYRVCTLAIIDPGDSDIIRSMPEQTGEK, encoded by the coding sequence atggtggccACAAAGACGACAAAAAAGTCTCTGGAGTCGATCAACTCCTGGCTCCAGCTTGTTATGAAAAGTGGAAAGTATGTCCTGGGATACAAACAGACTCTGAAGATGAACAGACAAGGCAAAGCGAAATTGGTTATCCTCGCCAACAACTGCCCAGCTTTGAGGAAATCTGAAATAGAATACTATGCCACGTTGGCTAAAACTGGTGTCCATCACTACAGTGGCAATAATACTGAATTGGGCACAGCATGTGGAAAATACTACAGAGTGTGCACACTGGCTATCATTGACCCAGGTGATTCTGATATTATTAGAAGCATGCCAGAACAGACTGGTGAAAAGTAA